The sequence CTGCTCTGGCTGATGGGTGCGGCCGGGTTGTGTTACGCCGTGGCCGCGGTCGCCATCGCGCCCGGCACGGTGAGCCGCTTCCGTGACGCGGTCACCAGCGACCAGGCGGAGAACTTGGTCTCGGTGGTCTGGCTGGACGCCGCGCTCGCCGCCGTGCTGTCGATCCTGGCCTTCGCGCTCTTCGTGGTGCTCGGCCTGGGCCTGCGCCGGGGCAGCCGGGTCGCCTGGGTGGTCACACTGATCGTGTGCGGGCTGGGCGTGCTCGGCGGTCTCGGGTCATTCGTCACGGTGCTGGCGCAGCGTTCCGGCGATCCGGTGCCGGGCTCGGTCGGCGAAGCGCTCACCTCGGCGTACCCGGACGGGTGGATCGGTCTGAACGTCGTGGTCTCGGGCTTGCAGGTCCTGGCCTACCTCACGGTCGCCGCGACACTGCTGGCCGCCCCGCGGACCTTCTTCGGCCACGCCCCGGGCCAACCCGGGCTGTCAATCCCGGCGGGGTCCCCGGTCCCCCACGGCGCGCCACCGCCCTACGGCGTGCCGTCGCAGCCCTACGGCGCCGCTCCACCGCCCTACGGCGTGCCGGCTCAGCCCTACGGCGCCGCTCCGCAGCCCTACAGCGTGCCGTCGCAGCCCTACGGCCCCGCTTACAGCGTGCCGTCGCAGCCACAGGGCACCGCGCCCGCGCCGCAAGGGGCCCCTTCCGCGTCCTACGGGGCCGCGTCCGCGTCCTACGGGGCCGCGTCCGCGTCCTACGGGGCCGCGTCCGCGTCCTACGGGGCCGCGTCCGCGTCCTACGGGGCCGCGTCCGCGTCCTACGGGGCCGCGTCCGCGTCCTACGGGGCCGCGTCCGCGCCCTACGGGGCCGCGTCCGCGCCCTACGGCGCCTCATCGGCGCCCCATAGCGCCGTGCCGCACGACACCCCGGCCACGCCCCACAGCGCCGCGTCCGCGCCGCCCGGCACCCCGGCCATGCCCTACGGCGGCGTGCCGGCGCCCGGCGAGGTTCGATCCGCGCCGTACTTCCCCCCGCTGGAAACGTCTCAGGGTGCGAATCCCGGCGAGGCGCCCGGGGTACCGCATCCGGGTGTCGCGGCAGCCGGTTCAGCGGTGCCCGCTTCGGGGTACGTGTCTCCGGTGCATCCTTCCCCGTACGCCCCGGCCACGCCGCCGGGCTTCCCTCCGCCGGCGTCGCCCGCCCCGGATCTGTCCGGCTACCTGCCGCCGGTGTCGCACACGGGTTACCCGCCTGCGGGGAGTACGCCGGCCCCTGCCCCCTCAGTCGGCTTGCCGACCGGGACGGCCGTCGATGGCAGCCCCTCGGGCGCGGCGGGGGCCACATCGGGCACGGCCGGACGATCGCCGGGCGTGGTGACGGAGGGTCCGAGGGGCGAAGTCGCAGTGCCCCCGGCTACGCACAGTGGTGAGGGACACAGTGAGGCCACGACGCGGCCGGGTGATCCGTCGCCGAACCGGCCCGCGCCTGCGTCCGATGACGAATACTGGCGTAGGCCGCCCGAGTGACCTTGCCGAGGGGCGGCCGGATCCGGTTCCGTATCGACGACTGTGGGTCACTCGAAGGGGTACAGACTGTTTCCTTCGCCGTCACCCGATCGGCTGTCCGGATAGCGGCAGATCGGCCGTCCGGTGGGTGTTTTCCCCCGGTCGGACAAAGGTGATTTCCGGGGTTCACAGCACTCTCACAGCGCGGCTACCAGGTCATCTTGAGGAGCGCCTGGGTACCGTGGCGGTGTTACCCGCTTTGAGCTGCATCTATGGTCGCCGGAAAGGTCGAGACCTGTAGTCCGATCGGTAAACCTTCTTTACAGAGCCATGTAGAGGCCTGGGTCAATAGTTCCGTTCCGCCCCGGCGGGGCGAAAGATTCCGGTTTCCTTCAAGCCAGTACGCTCGATGTCATGAAGGCAGGGCACGACCTGGGTAAATTCATCACTGAATTGCCCGTCGCGCAGCGTGGTGTCGTGCTTTCATCGGGTCGTGAGGCGCGTAGCGACCTGTTGATCGCGCAGCGTGGCGTGATGGGTTCAACGCGTTCCGTGCCGAGTCATCGCCTGGATCGGTGAACCGAAACAATCGATGAATTGACAATGTGGGTTGGCTCACTCCCGAGAAGGGGATCGAGAGCTCGACACGGATGGGTAGCGACCAGATGGCGGCTGAGGCGTTGCAGGAGGCAGAGACCGAAGTCGGTGTGGCGGAAAGGTTGATCGGATGGGTGACGCGGTACGGAGCTCCGGCCCGCGTCGGCGGTCGACCGACGCGGCGATCGATGTCGGCCTTACGGCCTGAAAGTTAGCCGGTTCGTTCCTGCTCACATGCAGGAGAATCGATGCAGTTGGTGGAAGGATGGAGATCGTGGGAACTGCGTTGGCGGAAATGACGATGCCTCAGATCTCGCCGCTTGCCGGCGAGCCGATTGAACGCGCCGACGCCGAGCGCCTGGCGGGAGTGCTGAAGGCACTCGCCGACCCGGCCCGGCTGCGGCTGCTGAGCCTCATCCAGTCCGCAACGGACGGTGAGGCGTGTGTTTGTGACCTGACGGCACCGCTCGGTCTCTCGCAGCCGACTGTGAGTCACCACCTGCGGATTCTGACCGAGGCGGGGCTGCTGGAGCGCGAGAAGCGGGGAGTGTGGGCGTACTACCGCCTCGTGCCGACCGCTATCGCGACCATTGCGGACCTGCTGACGCCGCCCCGCAAGCGGGCGACCAAGAAGGCTCGCTGATCGATGGGCACTGCCTGGCGTCACTGGGAACATGGGGGCGTGACGCCAGGCCGAGGACCTCTTCCCCGGCCACCCCTGGCGATTCGAGGAGGAACGCGTGAACTACGTGCCTGGTGACCTGCGTGATCAGCTTGCACACGTGGGTTACGACGTGGTCCAGGCCGGCCTCGTCTGCGGATCGGGCGGCAATCTGTCGGCCCGGATCCCGGACGAGGACGCCATCTGGGTCACCGCGAGTGGCGCCTGGCTCGACCGGCTCAGCCGGGCGACGTTCGCGCCGGTTCGCATCACGGACGGTGAACCTGCGACGGTCGGCACCGTGCCACCGCCGCGGATCGAGCCGACCAGCGAGCTCGCGCTGCATCTCGCGCTCTACCGGGTCCGGCCGGACGTGAACGCCGTGGTGCACCTGCACCCGCAGACGGCCCTGCTGCTCGACGCGCTCGGCGAACACATCCGGCTCGTCACCACGGACCACGCGTTCTACCTGCGCCGGGTCTCGACCGTGCCGTTCCGGCTGCCCGGTACGACCGAGGTGGCCGCCCTGACCGCGGCGATGGCCGCGGACGGGACCGACTGCCTCGTGCTCAGTCACCACGGCTGTGTGGTCCTGGGCGACTCGGTGGAACTGGCGCACAAGCGCGCTCGCAATCTCGAGGAAGCGGCGGCGCTGACCTACCGAGCACTGACCGCCGGCCGGCTGGAGACTCTCCGGGACTGCCCGGAGGAGTTCCTCGACCGGCTCTCGGGATCCGCCACCGTCAAGATCTAGGCGGAGGGCGCTGACGCTGCCAGCCGGCCGTCCCTATGGCCGGCTGGAACGCGTCGGCCCGCTTCTTCCGTACGATCTCGGCAATCTCCGTCGAACTTCCCGGCTGTCTCCGCGTTCCCGCCTTCGCCTCGCCGGGTCCTTCCGCGTTTCTGCCTTCGCCTCGCCGGGTCCTTCCGCGTACCTGCTTTCGCCTCGCCGGGCCCTCCCGCGCATCCGCCTTCCCTCGCCCGGTCCCTCTGGTGTCCGCCTTCGCCTCGCTGAATCCTTCCGCGTACCTGGACCCGGCCTCAGCCGCGCCCCGCGGCCCTACCGCCCGGGCCGGACCCTCCTGGCCCGGTGGGGCGTCCGGACGTGCCGGACGGCTGGACGGTCCCGGTCGGCGACGCGCCCACCGCCGGGCTGTCTCCCTCATCGCCGCGTCGGTGCTTGCCCGCGCTCAGGCCGGCACCCCGGTGCCCGGAAACGCGTCGGCCGGCCCCGGTGAAACCGGGACCGGCCGACGCGGTGGACTGATCAGGCGCGGTGCGAACGCGGCCGGCGATACGGCTCCTCGTCGTCCTCGTCGTGGTGGGCGGCCGCCTCGGCGAGGCCGGCGATGCTGGCCGCGGCGACCACGCCGACCGCCGCCGCCGGCTGCGGGCCGTGCTGCGTGCCGTTCTTCTTCGCCTTCCGCTCGCGGAGCATCTCGATGAAGATCGGCAGCGCCGAGATGACCACGATCAGCACGACCACCGGCAGGATGTAATGGTCGATCTTCTCGCCGATGGCGTCGTAGATCTGCTGAGCCAGCAGGTAGCCCACCAGCAGCACACCGTCGGTCCAGAGGATGGCACCGACGATGTTCCACAGCAGGAACTTGCGGGCCGGCATGCCCAGGGTGCCGGCCACCGGGTTCAGGAACGTCCGCACGATCGGGATGAACCGGGCCAGCACCACGGCCTTGGCCGGGCCGAACTTCTGGAAGTAGTACTCGGCCTTGTCCACGTACTCGCGCTTGAACAGCTTCGAATCCGGGCGCTCGAACATCTTGCGGCCGTACCGTGCGCCGAGCCAGTGCCCGAACTGCGCGCCGACGATCGCGCAGATCGGGGCGCCGATCAACAGACCGGGCAGCGAGATCTGGGTGCCGTCGCCGAAGATGGCGTTGGCCACCGGCGACGCGGCGATGCCTGCCAGGAACAGCAGCGAGTCACCTGGGAAGAAGAATCCGACCAGCAGGCCGGTCTCCGCGAAGAGGATGGCCCACACGCCGTAGAGCCCGAAGGTGTGGATCAGATCCTTCGGGTCCATCGGGTTCAGGGCGAGCTGCTCGGTGAGCGCACGGATGTCCACGAGGAGTCAGGGTACCGGCCCGCTGGTGCGGTCAACCTGTACGACCGCTGTGGATACCTTGTGCTTCCGGTCGAGAAACCCGCCGGTCACACGCGGTCGGTCCCGGGTTCAGCGGAGGGTGTTCGCCCGGCCCGGGTGCCGGTCGGACGGCCGACCGGCACCCGAACCCTCCGTCACAGCCGCGGGTCGACCGGCTCGGACTCGGCGGCCAGGATGGCGAAGACCAGCTCGTGCACCCGCCAGAACGGCGCGCCCTCGGCCAGCCGGTCCAGCGCGGCCAGGCCCAGACCGTGCTCGCGCAACGCCAGGCTCCGTTTCCGGCCCAGGTTGCGCTGCCGCAGCCGCTCCAACTGCTCCGGGCGGGTGTACTCCGGGCCGTAGATGATCCGCAGGTACTCCCGGCCGCGGCACTTCACCCCGGACTGCACCAGCCGCCCCCGGCCGTCCACCGCGGCCAGGCCGGCGTACGGCTTCACCACCATGCCCTCGCCACCGGCCCCGGTCAGCGTCAGCCACCACTCGGTGGCCTCAGCCTCCGCGGCCGGGTCGGCCAGGTCCACCACCATCCGGCGGGTGGGCGTGAACAGCTCGGGATCGGCGGCGACCAAGCGGTCCGCCATTGCCAGATGCCAGCCGTGGTCCTTGCCCGCGAAGGACACTCCGGCACCGGCGAGCACCGCGAACGGCGCCAGCGTGACGCCCGCCAGGCCGTCGGTCGGTTTCACGTACGCCCGGTACGCCGCCGAGTAGCCGTCGATCTCCGACGAGCGCAGCTCGATCCGGTCGCGCAGCGCGGCCACGTCCAGTCCGCGGGCGGCCACCTGATCCAGCAGCCGCAGGGCGGCCGGCAGCGCGGCCCGGCCGGCCGCCCCCACACCGGCGTAGTGCTCGCGGATCAGGCCACCCGCCTTCGCCGACCAGGGCAGCACTTCCGCGTCGAGCAGCAGCCAGTCGGTGTCCAGCTCGGCCAGGATCGGCTTCACCGCCGCCCGGACCCGCGCCAGCAGCGGCTCGTCCAGCTCCGGGCCGAAGAACGGCCGCCCGGTACGGGTCCAGATCGCGTCACCGGCGCCCGCGGCCGAGACCCGGACCACGGCCCGGGAACCCATGTGCTTCTCCTCGCAGACCACCCGGTCGACGCCCGCCGCGCGCAGGTCGGCGAAGGCCGAGGACGGGTGCTCCAGGTAGCCGTCGACGGTCGAGCTGGAGCACGGCGCCATCGTGGGCGGCAGCCAGACCAGGGTCGCCGGATCGACCGAGAACCGGCCCATCACCTCCAGCGCGGCCGCGGCGTTCTCGGCCGGGACGGTGATCCGTCCGTACCCGTAATCGAGGTGCTTGCGGCCGGTGACGTCGGCGATGTCCAGCCCGCGCTCCGGCGCGGCCGCGACCGGAAGCAGCGGCCGGACCGGGGCGTAGTACTCCTTCGCCGCCGGGGTGTCGACCAGCTCACGCTCCGGCCAGCGGAGCGCGGTCAGCGCGCCACCGAAGACGCACCCGGTGTCCAGGCAGATGGTGTTGTTCAGCCACTCCGCTCGCGGGGTGGGCACGTGGCCGTAGACCACGGCGGCGGAACCGCGGTACTCCTGGGCCCACGGGTAGCGCACCGGCAGGCCGTACTCGTCGGTCTCGCCCGTGGTCTCGCCGTAGAGCGCGAAGCTGCGCACCCGCCCGGACGCCCGCCCGTGGTACGCCTCCTTCAGCCCGGCGTGCGCCACCACCAGCTTCCCGCCGTCGAGCACGTAGTGGCTGACCAGGCCCTCGATGAAGGCCTGCACCTCGCGGACGAACTCCGCCGGCTCGGCCGACAGCTGCTCCAGTGTCTCCGGCAGCCCATGGGTGAGCTGTACGTTGCGCCCGTTCAGCTTGCGGGCCAGCTTCTGCTCGTGATTGCCGGGTACGCAGATCGCGTGACCGGCCGCGACCATGCCCATCACCAGGCGCAGCACACCGGGCGAATCCGGGCCACGGTCCACCAGGTCGCCCACGAACACCGCCGTGCGACCCGCCGGGTGCACCGCGTCGACCGGGCGGCCGTACGCGTCCCGGACCAGCTCCCAGCCGAGCTTGCCGAGCAGGGTCTCCAGTTCCGCGCGGCACCCGTGCACGTCGCCGACGATGTCGAACGGCCCGTGCTCGTCACGCCGGTCGTTGAACAGCTTCTGGTAGCGGATCTCGGCGGCCGCGATCTCGTCCGGCCCGCGCAGCACGTGAATCTTGCGGAAACCCTCGCGAGCCAGCTGACCGAGGGAACGCCGCAGGTCACGGTGCATCCGGGTGAGGACCCGGCGATCGAAGGAACGGTCCGGCCGAGCCTGCGTGCGCTCCCAGGCCAGGGACTCGGGCACGTCCAGAACGACCGCGACCGGCAGTACGTCGTGCTCCCGGGCCACCTTGATCAGGCCGGCCCGCGCGTGCGACTGCAGGTTGGTGGCGTCGACCACGGTGAGCCGGCCGGCGGCCAGCCGCTTGGCGGCCACGTGGTGCAGCACGTCGAAGGCATCCGCGGAGGCGGACTGGTCGTTCTCGTCGTCGGCGACCAGGCCCCGGAAGAAATCCGAGGAGAGCACCTGGGTGGGCGCGAAGTGGGTGCGGGCGAACGTCGACTTGCCGGACCCGGAGATGCCGACCAGCACGACCAGGCTGAGCTCGGGAATGTCGATCATGCGGTCACCTCCGTACTCGTCTCGTTCGTCATTTCGGCCGTCGCCTCGCGGGCCGTCGCGGCCGGGTGCGGGGATGCGGTCGCCGGGCCGGTCGCCGCCGCGGTCCGGGTGAAGAGCGCCAGCTGCGTGGGCGCGCCGGTGGTCTGGTCCGGGTCGCCGACCCCGCGGATGGTGACGGAGTAGCCGTAGCGCTGCGCCACGCCGGCCGCCCAGGCGGCGAACTGCGCTCGGGTCCACTCGAAGCGGTGGTCCGAGTGCCGCATCCCGGTCAGCCCGGGGTAGTGCACGTTGTACTCCACGTTGGGCGTGGTCACGACCACCGCGCCGGGTCGGGCGCGCCCGAACACGCCGGCCTCCAGGGCGGGCAGCCGGGGCAGGTCGACGTG is a genomic window of Actinoplanes teichomyceticus ATCC 31121 containing:
- a CDS encoding ArsR/SmtB family transcription factor, coding for MEIVGTALAEMTMPQISPLAGEPIERADAERLAGVLKALADPARLRLLSLIQSATDGEACVCDLTAPLGLSQPTVSHHLRILTEAGLLEREKRGVWAYYRLVPTAIATIADLLTPPRKRATKKAR
- a CDS encoding class II aldolase/adducin family protein, giving the protein MNYVPGDLRDQLAHVGYDVVQAGLVCGSGGNLSARIPDEDAIWVTASGAWLDRLSRATFAPVRITDGEPATVGTVPPPRIEPTSELALHLALYRVRPDVNAVVHLHPQTALLLDALGEHIRLVTTDHAFYLRRVSTVPFRLPGTTEVAALTAAMAADGTDCLVLSHHGCVVLGDSVELAHKRARNLEEAAALTYRALTAGRLETLRDCPEEFLDRLSGSATVKI
- a CDS encoding DedA family protein; this encodes MDIRALTEQLALNPMDPKDLIHTFGLYGVWAILFAETGLLVGFFFPGDSLLFLAGIAASPVANAIFGDGTQISLPGLLIGAPICAIVGAQFGHWLGARYGRKMFERPDSKLFKREYVDKAEYYFQKFGPAKAVVLARFIPIVRTFLNPVAGTLGMPARKFLLWNIVGAILWTDGVLLVGYLLAQQIYDAIGEKIDHYILPVVVLIVVISALPIFIEMLRERKAKKNGTQHGPQPAAAVGVVAAASIAGLAEAAAHHDEDDEEPYRRPRSHRA
- a CDS encoding polynucleotide kinase-phosphatase, with protein sequence MIDIPELSLVVLVGISGSGKSTFARTHFAPTQVLSSDFFRGLVADDENDQSASADAFDVLHHVAAKRLAAGRLTVVDATNLQSHARAGLIKVAREHDVLPVAVVLDVPESLAWERTQARPDRSFDRRVLTRMHRDLRRSLGQLAREGFRKIHVLRGPDEIAAAEIRYQKLFNDRRDEHGPFDIVGDVHGCRAELETLLGKLGWELVRDAYGRPVDAVHPAGRTAVFVGDLVDRGPDSPGVLRLVMGMVAAGHAICVPGNHEQKLARKLNGRNVQLTHGLPETLEQLSAEPAEFVREVQAFIEGLVSHYVLDGGKLVVAHAGLKEAYHGRASGRVRSFALYGETTGETDEYGLPVRYPWAQEYRGSAAVVYGHVPTPRAEWLNNTICLDTGCVFGGALTALRWPERELVDTPAAKEYYAPVRPLLPVAAAPERGLDIADVTGRKHLDYGYGRITVPAENAAAALEVMGRFSVDPATLVWLPPTMAPCSSSTVDGYLEHPSSAFADLRAAGVDRVVCEEKHMGSRAVVRVSAAGAGDAIWTRTGRPFFGPELDEPLLARVRAAVKPILAELDTDWLLLDAEVLPWSAKAGGLIREHYAGVGAAGRAALPAALRLLDQVAARGLDVAALRDRIELRSSEIDGYSAAYRAYVKPTDGLAGVTLAPFAVLAGAGVSFAGKDHGWHLAMADRLVAADPELFTPTRRMVVDLADPAAEAEATEWWLTLTGAGGEGMVVKPYAGLAAVDGRGRLVQSGVKCRGREYLRIIYGPEYTRPEQLERLRQRNLGRKRSLALREHGLGLAALDRLAEGAPFWRVHELVFAILAAESEPVDPRL